One window from the genome of Pedobacter schmidteae encodes:
- a CDS encoding SusC/RagA family TonB-linked outer membrane protein: protein MKLTTIIITAFLFQVSASSLAQKITISEANVTMGRIFKQLQVQSGYNFVYTSQDLSGLQPLNVKLKNVTLQEALEVLLKDQPITYVISQNTVVVQRKDNFSEQLPVAIEIRGKVTDERGQEFPGVSVKLKGSRVTVATDNSGQFRITVPNQDAVLIFSYVGYTAIEEAVKQRTVINVKMKPAASELNDVVVTGYQSLKKKSLTGSVTTIQLKDLETVYQPNIDKLLQGQVPGMTLMSTSGAPGSIPQIRIRGTSTLSGNVQPLWVVDGIILDDAVNVSVDDIMTNRNLIASGIGGVNVDDIESINVLKDAAATAIYGTRAANGVIVITSKKGKAGKTRVSFSSNLSFGERPRIEDAYMMNSKERIDVNREMIRRGVFNATTPAPGEYNTVSDFERYFIDVMDKKITWDDFNQRVGYLETVNTDWFQHLFRNSVTNRQNLSISGGDERTTFYASGSYMNDQATAKGVGQKTYTGSLKVYTRIYDKIRLGVMLDVNARENKSFFAVDSKENPFEYAIYTTRAQPAKNPDGTYSHFYLNGMEYNFLENRDKGWRDSRNFGFRGSLDLEYKIIKDLTFNSLFSYAKQNTTDEDIAVDDSYFVRIRKKDNREIVNGQYVYTWKDGGYRKDRSSYNGSITFRNQLTYNPFFNNIHYLNVMVGQEVRKSKTSDISAEVYGYSHDRGHQQIPQFDYMKKMGAPYWRENLNDGANLSYFGAVNYTYDNRYTASFNIRTDGSNRFGLKTNQLFQPLWAIGANYQMKEEKFLRDVDWLSYLTFRGSYGSQGNVASQAYSDLVARIGAVALENPVNYYTITAPKNPNLKWEQTYTTNLALEAGFFKRKLMFNVEWYNKKAVDLLGSRQVSQVTGFDEVQVNWASMLNRGWEFSLSTINMDNGNFRWSTNINFGFNKNRVLDVYAKPTVQSLTNPRRTQYSTSAVIGQPIDGLWSYRYAGLNERGRATFYTANEGVKVLNGMTSIGGLGYSGVINPKSQVGFTNTFTYKRITLSALFVGSFGNVMRLRNMSNGSYLGFPDPTQNMSKEWVGRWQNPGDESHTNIPVLEVGPDIALTALDPSNGAMFDNSDLRTVKGDFVRFQNLSIGYDYFTPKLRAIGIQNIRLAIQGNNLYVWKDKALKGQDPEAQGTPILSYSSTRASTTAINFGNTFLPVPRSYSLSLTVQF from the coding sequence ATGAAGTTAACCACTATTATTATAACTGCGTTTTTATTCCAGGTAAGTGCAAGCAGCCTTGCACAAAAAATTACTATTTCTGAGGCCAATGTGACCATGGGCCGCATTTTTAAACAGCTGCAGGTACAAAGTGGCTACAATTTCGTGTACACTTCTCAAGACCTGTCTGGACTTCAGCCGCTAAACGTAAAACTTAAAAATGTTACGTTACAGGAAGCTCTTGAAGTTTTATTGAAAGATCAACCGATTACTTATGTAATCAGTCAAAATACGGTGGTGGTTCAAAGAAAAGATAATTTTTCAGAACAATTGCCAGTGGCTATCGAGATCCGGGGAAAAGTAACCGATGAACGTGGCCAGGAGTTTCCCGGTGTAAGTGTAAAATTGAAAGGAAGCCGGGTTACTGTAGCTACAGATAATTCGGGCCAGTTCAGGATCACCGTCCCAAATCAGGATGCGGTATTGATTTTTTCTTATGTAGGTTACACCGCAATTGAAGAAGCAGTAAAGCAAAGAACAGTCATCAACGTAAAGATGAAGCCCGCTGCAAGCGAGCTGAATGATGTGGTCGTGACCGGATATCAGTCATTGAAAAAAAAGTCTTTAACAGGCTCTGTCACAACTATACAGTTAAAAGATCTGGAAACTGTTTATCAGCCAAATATTGATAAGTTGCTTCAGGGACAGGTACCGGGAATGACCTTAATGAGTACATCAGGTGCGCCAGGATCTATACCACAGATCCGCATCCGTGGTACCTCTACTTTGAGTGGAAATGTACAGCCATTATGGGTAGTAGATGGTATCATATTAGATGATGCAGTGAATGTATCAGTTGATGACATCATGACCAACCGTAATCTGATTGCTTCTGGTATCGGAGGTGTTAACGTAGACGATATTGAAAGTATCAACGTGCTTAAGGATGCTGCAGCAACCGCAATTTATGGTACCCGCGCTGCAAATGGGGTTATCGTGATTACCTCAAAAAAAGGTAAAGCAGGGAAAACACGTGTAAGCTTCTCGAGTAACCTTAGTTTCGGTGAAAGACCTCGAATTGAAGATGCCTACATGATGAATTCGAAGGAGCGTATCGATGTAAATAGAGAAATGATCCGTAGAGGTGTTTTTAATGCAACCACTCCTGCACCAGGTGAATACAATACCGTTTCGGACTTTGAACGTTATTTTATCGATGTGATGGATAAAAAAATTACATGGGATGATTTTAATCAGCGTGTTGGCTATTTAGAAACTGTTAATACAGACTGGTTCCAACACCTATTTAGAAATTCGGTTACAAACAGACAAAACCTAAGCATTTCCGGAGGGGATGAAAGAACAACGTTTTATGCTTCAGGAAGCTATATGAACGATCAGGCCACAGCCAAAGGTGTAGGACAAAAGACCTACACAGGATCATTAAAAGTATATACCCGGATTTACGATAAGATCAGACTTGGTGTAATGCTGGATGTCAATGCACGTGAAAACAAGAGTTTTTTTGCGGTAGATTCTAAAGAAAATCCTTTTGAATATGCTATTTATACCACCCGTGCACAACCGGCAAAGAATCCGGATGGAACTTATAGCCATTTTTATTTGAATGGTATGGAGTATAATTTCCTGGAAAATAGAGATAAAGGGTGGCGCGATTCGCGTAACTTCGGTTTCAGAGGGTCATTGGATTTAGAATACAAAATTATCAAAGATTTGACCTTTAATTCTCTATTCTCTTATGCTAAACAAAATACAACAGATGAAGATATAGCGGTTGACGACAGCTACTTCGTTCGTATTAGAAAAAAGGATAATCGTGAGATTGTTAATGGTCAATACGTCTATACATGGAAAGATGGGGGCTATAGAAAAGATCGCAGCTCGTACAACGGTTCAATTACCTTTAGAAATCAACTGACCTATAATCCATTTTTCAATAATATACATTATTTGAATGTGATGGTTGGACAGGAAGTTCGAAAATCTAAGACTAGTGATATTAGTGCCGAAGTATACGGTTACTCTCATGATAGAGGACATCAACAGATTCCACAATTTGATTATATGAAAAAAATGGGGGCGCCATACTGGAGAGAAAATTTGAATGACGGAGCGAATTTGTCTTACTTTGGTGCTGTTAATTATACCTATGATAACCGGTATACTGCCAGTTTTAATATACGTACGGATGGATCGAACCGTTTCGGGCTGAAGACCAACCAACTGTTCCAACCTTTATGGGCAATTGGAGCAAATTATCAGATGAAAGAAGAGAAGTTTCTTCGGGATGTAGACTGGCTTTCCTATCTGACATTCAGAGGATCATATGGTAGTCAGGGAAATGTTGCTTCTCAGGCTTATTCTGACTTAGTGGCTAGAATTGGTGCTGTGGCTCTTGAAAATCCGGTAAATTATTACACCATTACTGCTCCTAAAAATCCAAACCTCAAATGGGAGCAGACTTATACCACGAATTTAGCATTAGAGGCAGGGTTTTTCAAAAGAAAACTGATGTTCAATGTAGAATGGTATAATAAGAAAGCGGTTGATCTGCTTGGTAGCAGGCAGGTATCACAAGTAACAGGATTTGATGAGGTACAAGTCAATTGGGCGTCTATGTTGAACAGAGGCTGGGAATTCTCTTTGAGTACCATTAATATGGATAATGGCAATTTTAGATGGTCTACTAATATAAACTTTGGATTTAACAAGAATAGGGTACTGGATGTATATGCCAAGCCAACTGTTCAAAGCTTGACTAATCCCAGAAGAACACAGTATTCAACATCAGCAGTAATAGGACAGCCTATTGACGGGCTTTGGTCTTATCGTTATGCCGGCTTGAATGAGCGGGGAAGAGCTACGTTCTATACCGCTAATGAAGGTGTGAAAGTACTAAATGGAATGACGAGTATTGGTGGACTAGGGTACTCTGGAGTGATAAACCCTAAATCTCAGGTTGGTTTTACGAATACATTTACTTATAAGCGTATTACATTGTCAGCTTTATTTGTGGGTAGTTTTGGAAATGTGATGCGCTTACGTAATATGTCTAATGGGAGCTATTTAGGATTCCCTGATCCTACCCAAAATATGTCTAAAGAGTGGGTGGGCAGATGGCAAAATCCAGGTGATGAGTCGCATACGAACATTCCGGTTCTTGAAGTAGGTCCAGATATTGCATTAACTGCATTAGACCCATCCAATGGTGCAATGTTTGACAATTCTGATCTTAGAACAGTTAAAGGAGATTTTGTACGTTTCCAGAATTTATCTATTGGATACGACTATTTTACACCAAAGTTACGTGCTATCGGAATACAAAATATAAGGTTAGCTATCCAGGGAAATAATCTTTATGTATGGAAGGATAAAGCATTGAAAGGGCAAGATCCGGAAGCACAAGGAACACCGATCCTTTCGTATTCATCGACTCGTGCAAGTACTACAGCAATTAATTTTGGTAACACCTTCTTACCGGTACCGAGATCGTATTCTTTGTCTTTAACTGTACAATTTTAA
- a CDS encoding FecR family protein, which produces MKERINDLLLKFEKGTLTEAEKAELLALSDDNELQLSNAITEMIDRQVPGEIARTGNWEAVVEKIVRVDKPVAKKVKTISLFKWISAAAILFTLGIGYWYYTQATSQNDLNKSRYANDVPPGGNEAILTLADGSKISLTDAAKGELLNKQGVRIVKTKDGQLVYTVDPGMARTDEVVVFNTITTPRGGQYQINLPDGTKVWLNAASALKFPTTFANLKERRVELSGEAYFEVSKNKQQPFKVLSSAADKGRAQETEVLGTHFNINAYEDEDETKTTLLEGAVKVAALQNANKKHDMVLSPGQQAVLSNSGLKTMTVDTEEAIAWKNGNFMFANEGIESIMRKLARWYNIEVVYQGKITDKDFVGTVPRFKNISEALTILELTNNVHFKIEGRRVTVMP; this is translated from the coding sequence ATGAAAGAGAGAATAAACGATTTGCTGTTGAAGTTTGAAAAAGGAACGTTAACTGAGGCGGAAAAGGCCGAGTTACTGGCCTTGTCGGACGATAACGAGCTGCAGTTAAGTAATGCCATTACCGAGATGATAGATCGGCAAGTGCCCGGGGAAATAGCCAGGACAGGCAACTGGGAGGCTGTAGTGGAAAAGATTGTGAGGGTTGACAAACCAGTGGCCAAGAAGGTTAAAACAATTTCCTTATTTAAATGGATTTCGGCAGCTGCAATTTTGTTTACACTTGGTATTGGCTATTGGTATTATACCCAGGCAACAAGCCAAAACGATTTAAATAAATCCAGATATGCAAATGATGTTCCTCCGGGAGGTAATGAAGCCATTTTGACTTTAGCCGATGGCTCGAAGATTTCTTTAACGGATGCTGCAAAAGGAGAATTGTTAAATAAACAGGGAGTACGGATTGTTAAAACCAAAGATGGACAATTGGTGTACACAGTTGACCCTGGAATGGCGAGAACAGACGAAGTTGTTGTTTTTAATACCATTACCACGCCACGCGGAGGGCAGTACCAGATAAATTTGCCCGACGGTACCAAGGTGTGGCTTAATGCCGCCTCTGCACTGAAGTTCCCCACAACTTTTGCCAATTTAAAAGAACGCAGAGTTGAACTTAGTGGCGAAGCTTACTTTGAAGTAAGCAAAAATAAACAGCAACCTTTTAAAGTGCTAAGTTCGGCAGCTGACAAAGGACGAGCGCAGGAAACCGAGGTATTGGGTACTCATTTTAACATCAATGCCTATGAAGATGAGGATGAAACTAAAACAACCTTATTGGAAGGAGCTGTTAAAGTAGCAGCGTTGCAAAATGCCAATAAGAAGCATGATATGGTGCTTTCGCCTGGTCAACAGGCGGTTTTATCCAATAGTGGTTTAAAAACAATGACTGTGGATACAGAAGAAGCTATTGCCTGGAAAAACGGGAACTTCATGTTTGCGAACGAAGGAATAGAAAGTATCATGCGTAAACTAGCCAGATGGTACAATATAGAGGTTGTTTATCAGGGTAAAATTACCGACAAAGATTTTGTGGGCACTGTGCCACGGTTTAAGAATATTTCTGAGGCCTTAACCATACTGGAACTGACCAATAACGTGCACTTTAAAATTGAAGGAAGGAGGGTTACAGTTATGCCATAA
- a CDS encoding RNA polymerase sigma factor, with product MRTAGNNNEQLLLKQISEGDEQAFAVLFYRYLPILQPFALKFTRSPDAAEEIIQDTFLRVWLNRDKLEGVENVKAWLYKFASNECLNYLRKTLKQAKAIDDLRVDHPVHSNTTIDTINLNDINHLVGQAIDKLPGQRKKIYQMSRAEGMNIPEIAAALDLSPNTIKNALVISLKTIRDHLNKNGVALSVLAYIALLK from the coding sequence ATGAGAACGGCAGGTAACAACAACGAGCAGTTGCTGCTAAAGCAAATTTCCGAAGGAGATGAGCAGGCCTTTGCCGTGCTTTTTTACCGATACCTTCCCATTCTTCAACCTTTTGCTTTAAAATTTACCAGGTCTCCCGATGCCGCTGAAGAAATTATACAGGATACTTTTTTAAGGGTATGGCTAAACAGGGATAAACTGGAGGGGGTTGAAAATGTTAAGGCCTGGTTGTATAAGTTTGCCTCAAATGAATGTTTAAACTACCTCCGTAAAACGTTGAAACAGGCTAAGGCGATTGATGATTTGCGGGTAGACCATCCCGTGCATAGTAATACAACCATTGATACAATTAACCTGAATGATATCAATCATCTGGTAGGCCAGGCCATTGATAAATTGCCAGGTCAACGCAAAAAGATTTATCAGATGAGCAGGGCCGAAGGAATGAATATTCCTGAAATTGCGGCGGCATTGGACCTTTCGCCAAATACGATAAAGAATGCACTGGTCATTTCACTCAAAACTATCCGCGACCATTTAAATAAAAACGGAGTAGCCCTTTCTGTACTGGCTTATATCGCTCTGTTAAAATAA
- a CDS encoding family 20 glycosylhydrolase, translated as MAQSVSNFNVKDLHIMRRVLNNVGDKTLSEITLSNKGKSTFPGAGWTIYFNSRPISVTEEHTDLATIKPVNGDLFQLQPSKGFVALKPGSSVKIKVQSTEVKNITDLSSGFYLVWDNAPAKGHNISLTNINPQARVESKEIEMAAHAFNQNKGIKDIPLAKLPKIFPTPISYRETSGVFKLTSGVTIVAHKEFKKEAGLFAADLGKIFGKPPVVAETGTGDAIVLKKGDVKGAESYQLNVSPKGILITAPDAAGAFYGLQSLKTMVPASAWKTVQKEVLIAAVDVEDAPRFGFRGFMMEVARNFQSKSKVLQVLDVMALYKMNVLHFHLNDDEGWRLEIPGLPELTTIGSQRGHSIGEAESILPSYGSGADKGVNSGSGFYSREDFIEILKYATARHIRVVPEIETPGHARAAIKSMDARYERLMKEGKKDAAEQYLLSDKNDQSVYESVQGFNDNIINVALPSAYNFLEKVVDEMRAMYVAADAPLTTIHFGGDEVPAGVWEKSPAVADLLKKDPSIKGVDEMWYYYFNKINNMLKARNLYLSGWEEIGLRKALVDGRKQMILDERFANQNFHADVWNNLKGNEDLAYKMANAGYKVVLTPVTNLYIDMATTKSFEEIGQYWGGYVDIDKPFYFIPYDMFKNIREDERGNPIDRKALAGKVKLTEAGKANIVGMQAPLWSEIIKSPERFDYMFLPKLFGVAERAWAKDPEWATEIDEAKSEELYQKAWSEFVNIIGKKELPRMSHYAGGFNYRIPTAGVQVANGLATANVQLPGLTIRYTTDGSLPGLKSPVYSKPVEAKGTLQFRVFNAEGKGGRSVKVSNK; from the coding sequence TTGGCACAATCTGTATCCAATTTTAATGTGAAAGACCTGCATATCATGCGTCGGGTATTAAATAATGTAGGCGATAAAACCTTATCGGAGATTACCCTGAGCAATAAAGGGAAATCGACATTCCCGGGCGCAGGATGGACGATTTATTTCAATTCCAGACCCATCAGTGTAACAGAAGAACATACTGATTTGGCCACAATAAAACCGGTAAACGGCGATTTGTTTCAGCTGCAGCCTTCAAAAGGCTTTGTGGCTTTAAAGCCTGGCTCTTCAGTAAAAATTAAGGTGCAGTCTACCGAAGTTAAGAATATAACAGATCTGTCTTCAGGTTTTTACCTGGTATGGGATAATGCACCTGCAAAAGGGCATAACATTAGTCTGACCAATATTAATCCTCAAGCCAGGGTTGAAAGTAAGGAGATCGAAATGGCTGCTCATGCTTTTAATCAAAATAAGGGAATAAAAGATATTCCGCTAGCTAAATTGCCAAAGATTTTCCCTACACCGATTAGCTACAGGGAAACAAGTGGAGTATTTAAACTTACTTCGGGGGTTACTATAGTGGCCCACAAGGAGTTTAAAAAAGAGGCCGGGCTTTTTGCGGCCGATCTTGGTAAGATTTTTGGCAAGCCGCCGGTAGTAGCTGAAACAGGTACGGGAGATGCCATTGTACTTAAAAAAGGCGATGTTAAAGGGGCCGAATCTTATCAGTTAAATGTTAGTCCGAAGGGGATCCTTATTACTGCCCCGGATGCTGCTGGTGCATTTTACGGCTTACAATCTTTAAAAACGATGGTTCCTGCAAGCGCATGGAAAACCGTCCAAAAAGAAGTTTTGATTGCAGCAGTAGACGTGGAAGATGCGCCAAGGTTTGGCTTTAGAGGTTTTATGATGGAAGTAGCAAGGAACTTTCAGTCCAAAAGCAAAGTGTTGCAGGTGTTGGATGTGATGGCGCTTTATAAAATGAACGTACTGCATTTTCACCTAAACGATGACGAGGGGTGGAGGCTGGAAATTCCGGGGCTGCCGGAGCTGACCACAATAGGTTCCCAACGTGGACATTCTATAGGCGAGGCCGAGAGTATTCTACCATCTTATGGATCGGGTGCTGATAAAGGTGTAAACTCTGGAAGTGGGTTTTATAGTCGCGAGGATTTTATTGAGATACTAAAGTACGCTACAGCACGCCACATTAGGGTTGTTCCTGAGATAGAAACACCTGGGCATGCCCGGGCCGCCATAAAGTCGATGGATGCCAGGTATGAAAGATTGATGAAAGAAGGTAAAAAGGATGCAGCAGAGCAGTATCTTCTAAGCGACAAAAATGATCAGTCGGTATATGAATCTGTTCAGGGATTTAACGATAATATTATCAATGTTGCGCTTCCGTCGGCTTATAACTTTTTGGAAAAAGTGGTAGATGAAATGCGCGCCATGTATGTTGCAGCGGATGCGCCGCTGACCACCATTCATTTTGGTGGAGATGAAGTTCCGGCTGGTGTTTGGGAAAAATCTCCGGCGGTAGCTGATTTGTTGAAAAAAGATCCCTCAATTAAGGGCGTGGATGAGATGTGGTATTATTATTTCAACAAAATAAATAACATGTTAAAAGCTAGAAATCTTTATTTGTCAGGTTGGGAGGAAATAGGTTTGCGTAAAGCTTTGGTAGATGGGCGGAAGCAAATGATCCTCGACGAACGTTTTGCCAATCAGAATTTTCATGCAGATGTATGGAATAACCTGAAAGGAAATGAAGATTTAGCCTATAAAATGGCTAATGCGGGGTATAAAGTTGTATTAACTCCGGTTACCAATCTTTACATTGATATGGCCACTACCAAAAGTTTTGAAGAGATTGGTCAGTATTGGGGCGGATATGTGGATATTGATAAACCATTTTATTTTATCCCGTACGATATGTTCAAAAACATCAGGGAAGATGAACGTGGCAATCCGATAGACAGAAAGGCTTTGGCAGGAAAAGTAAAACTTACCGAAGCAGGTAAAGCGAATATTGTTGGTATGCAGGCACCTTTATGGAGCGAGATTATTAAAAGCCCGGAAAGATTTGACTATATGTTTTTACCCAAACTATTCGGTGTTGCGGAAAGGGCATGGGCCAAAGATCCGGAATGGGCTACAGAGATTGATGAGGCTAAAAGCGAAGAATTATATCAAAAGGCCTGGTCTGAATTTGTAAATATTATAGGTAAAAAAGAGCTGCCAAGGATGAGTCACTATGCCGGTGGTTTTAATTATCGCATTCCTACAGCTGGAGTACAGGTAGCAAATGGTTTGGCTACCGCAAATGTGCAGTTGCCTGGGCTGACTATCCGCTATACCACCGATGGATCATTACCTGGTTTAAAAAGCCCGGTATATTCAAAACCAGTTGAAGCAAAAGGAACACTGCAATTTAGGGTGTTTAATGCCGAAGGAAAAGGAGGGCGGTCGGTGAAGGTTTCGAATAAATAA
- a CDS encoding acyltransferase family protein, with product MNQQQRFLSLDVFRGMTVCFMIIVNTPGSGAEPFAMLQHAAWHGFTPTDLVFPSFLFAVGNAMSFSMKKFAQMENSAVLMKIFKRMLLIFLLGYLMYWFPFFSYNESGGISLSPIANTRIFGVLQRIAICYGIASLLIHYLSARMVAIISVLFLVGYWIALLVFGNAADPFSMTGNAGQYLDLFLLGDKHLYHGEGIAFDPEGILSTIPACVNVIIGYYAGRFIQEKGKGYESIAKLLLAGGLLILLAICLNAVFPINKKLWTSSFVLITCGLDMVIIGSLIYVIEVKKYIKWTGFFTVFGKNPLFIYIVSEILLTIIRILFPNSDFNNWINQNFFQVITPGPVGSLLFAICFMLVCWAVGYFLDKRKIYIRV from the coding sequence ATGAACCAACAACAACGTTTTTTATCCCTTGATGTATTTCGCGGAATGACGGTGTGTTTCATGATCATTGTGAACACACCAGGAAGCGGAGCCGAACCTTTTGCCATGCTGCAACATGCAGCATGGCATGGTTTTACGCCAACAGATCTGGTATTTCCTTCCTTTTTATTTGCGGTAGGTAATGCCATGAGTTTTTCAATGAAGAAATTTGCACAGATGGAAAATTCCGCTGTTCTGATGAAGATATTTAAGCGGATGCTGCTCATATTTCTTTTAGGGTACCTGATGTACTGGTTCCCGTTTTTTAGTTATAATGAAAGCGGCGGCATCAGTTTATCACCCATAGCAAATACGCGGATCTTTGGTGTTTTACAACGCATTGCAATTTGTTATGGCATAGCTTCGCTTTTAATTCACTATCTGTCTGCACGTATGGTAGCAATAATCAGCGTTTTGTTTTTAGTTGGTTATTGGATCGCTTTACTGGTATTTGGAAATGCGGCAGATCCATTTAGTATGACAGGTAATGCAGGTCAGTATCTGGATTTGTTCTTGTTGGGCGATAAACATCTGTACCATGGCGAAGGGATTGCATTTGATCCTGAAGGTATCTTAAGTACCATCCCAGCTTGCGTAAATGTGATTATCGGATATTATGCCGGACGCTTTATTCAGGAGAAAGGAAAGGGGTATGAAAGTATCGCGAAGCTGTTATTGGCCGGTGGCTTGTTAATTTTGCTGGCTATTTGTCTGAATGCTGTGTTTCCGATCAACAAAAAACTATGGACAAGTTCTTTTGTTTTAATCACCTGCGGACTCGATATGGTCATTATAGGTTCGTTGATTTATGTTATTGAAGTAAAAAAATATATAAAATGGACTGGCTTTTTTACTGTTTTCGGGAAAAATCCTTTGTTTATATATATCGTATCAGAAATTTTGCTCACCATAATTCGCATACTCTTTCCCAATTCAGATTTTAACAACTGGATCAATCAAAACTTTTTCCAGGTCATTACGCCTGGCCCGGTAGGTTCCCTGCTTTTTGCCATTTGTTTCATGCTGGTTTGTTGGGCTGTGGGCTACTTTCTTGATAAAAGAAAAATATATATACGTGTTTAA